A section of the Candidatus Binataceae bacterium genome encodes:
- a CDS encoding tyrosine-type recombinase/integrase, which translates to MRSADWVRLTNRLAEGAKPSSREQFLRDGELKGFGLRVARSGLKTFFLEFRSPVDRRFRRLKLGRYPDLSVDAARTLAKKAKGDTYAQRDPAAERVQLRQRASGEMTLETLCGRFISEYAERHRRSWKRDKARFDLAGAVYKDLWKRRISEIIPADLVALHNKITASNGPVTANRTVEAIRTAWNWTRSMRHHAVTENPADAVRRNREYSRERYLRPNEIVALLEALRAEQRRHWRDFFTLVLTLGCRKGELLTARWEDFDFETAIWTLPGGRGKSEKPKVLPLTEGVIEMLRKLPSLEKSEFLFPAPRQRSGSGHMQEPKKAWREILARAKIRDLTIHDLRRTFGTHLGLLGAPTSVIGRALGHTGNSRATLIYTRAELEPVRQALTRYEQSMGLLKSG; encoded by the coding sequence ATGCGTTCCGCTGATTGGGTCCGTTTGACCAACCGGCTGGCAGAGGGTGCAAAGCCCTCTTCCCGGGAGCAGTTCTTGCGGGATGGTGAGCTAAAGGGTTTCGGACTACGTGTCGCGCGTTCCGGTTTGAAGACTTTCTTCCTGGAATTCAGAAGTCCTGTCGATCGCCGTTTCCGTCGGCTCAAGCTTGGCAGGTATCCCGACTTGAGTGTCGATGCGGCACGCACTCTGGCGAAGAAGGCGAAAGGGGACACTTACGCGCAGCGAGATCCCGCGGCAGAACGAGTCCAATTGCGGCAGAGAGCCTCTGGCGAGATGACCCTCGAGACTTTATGCGGAAGATTTATTTCTGAATACGCAGAGAGGCACCGGCGATCCTGGAAACGAGACAAGGCCCGGTTCGATTTGGCGGGGGCCGTATACAAAGACCTGTGGAAGAGGAGGATTTCGGAGATCATCCCGGCCGATCTGGTAGCGCTGCATAACAAAATCACCGCTTCCAACGGTCCGGTCACCGCCAATCGAACGGTTGAGGCGATCAGAACCGCATGGAACTGGACTCGAAGTATGCGCCACCACGCGGTGACAGAGAATCCGGCCGACGCCGTAAGGCGCAACCGTGAGTATTCGCGGGAGAGATATCTACGCCCGAACGAGATTGTGGCGCTCTTGGAGGCCCTCCGCGCAGAACAGCGTCGCCATTGGCGCGACTTTTTCACGTTGGTCCTGACGCTGGGTTGCCGAAAAGGAGAGTTGCTTACGGCTCGTTGGGAGGATTTCGATTTCGAGACGGCAATATGGACTCTGCCCGGCGGCCGTGGGAAGAGCGAGAAACCGAAGGTTCTTCCCTTGACGGAAGGAGTCATAGAGATGCTCCGGAAGCTGCCAAGCCTGGAAAAATCGGAATTTCTCTTTCCCGCGCCTCGTCAACGGTCTGGGAGTGGCCACATGCAGGAACCGAAAAAAGCGTGGAGAGAGATTCTCGCGCGAGCAAAGATTCGCGATCTGACCATCCATGACTTGAGGCGGACGTTCGGAACTCATTTGGGCTTGCTCGGTGCTCCAACCTCGGTGATTGGCCGTGCTCTTGGACACACGGGCAATAGTAGGGCGACCCTGATCTACACACGCGCCGAGCTCGAGCCAGTTCGACAGGCGCTGACCCGGTACGAACAATCCATGGGTCTCCTAAAGAGCGGTTGA
- the pgsA gene encoding CDP-diacylglycerol--glycerol-3-phosphate 3-phosphatidyltransferase: protein MELTTPNVLTLLRIACVPLLVWLLMQTGPLPSAIAAAVFFFATITDFFDGYIARSYNSVTAIGKFLDPMADKLVVTTALIMLAGMARSPNVPAWMVVVLVIREIMVTGLRAVAATEGMVMGADELGKYKMALQVIAIHGLLIHYTYFHVDCFAFGMFVLWIALVVTVWSGIDYYLKVLRALRPPDVRTAGKRAAV from the coding sequence GTGGAACTGACGACGCCAAATGTCCTGACTCTCCTCCGAATCGCCTGTGTGCCTCTTCTTGTCTGGCTGCTGATGCAGACCGGCCCGCTGCCCTCTGCGATCGCGGCGGCGGTATTCTTCTTCGCGACCATCACCGACTTCTTCGATGGCTACATAGCGCGCAGCTACAACTCCGTGACCGCGATCGGGAAGTTCCTCGACCCGATGGCTGATAAGCTGGTGGTTACGACCGCCCTCATCATGCTCGCCGGGATGGCGCGCTCGCCCAATGTCCCCGCCTGGATGGTGGTGGTCCTGGTGATCCGGGAGATCATGGTGACCGGTCTACGCGCAGTTGCAGCGACCGAAGGAATGGTGATGGGCGCCGACGAGCTGGGCAAGTACAAGATGGCGCTCCAGGTCATCGCGATTCACGGGTTGCTCATTCACTACACGTACTTTCACGTCGATTGCTTCGCATTCGGGATGTTCGTGCTGTGGATCGCGCTGGTGGTCACAGTCTGGTCCGGGATCGATTATTATTTGAAAGTGCTCCGCGCGTTGAGACCGCCTGACGTGCGCACGGCTGGCAAGCGTGCGGCGGTTTGA
- the nadB gene encoding L-aspartate oxidase gives MKHRFQSDFLVIGGGIAGLMFAIRAAEFGTVTVLTKAESTEANTAYAQGGIASVWSVHDSFESHIDDTWRAGAGLCDRAAVESIVREGPDVVRELIRLGTQFSKLEHGDEDEYDLGREGGHSHRRVLHAQDLTGQEIMRALTEAARANKNIRTLENHVAVNLLVESSLDGKPGACWGVYAYDRKAQTVNRILARATLLATGGAGKVYLYTTNPDIASGDGVAMAYRAGATIANMEFYQFHPTCLFHPAAKSFLISEALRGEGAILRLPDGTPFMKHYHPDAELAPRDVVARAIDSEMKRHGLDNVLLDLSHRDADFIRGRFPNIYRRCLNFGFDLTRGPIPVVPAAHYMCGGVQTDLNASTEIPRLYAAGEVAMTGLHGANRLASNSLLEAAVMGRRGATAAVEMIKSAKGAPPEFPEWDPGRAIRSEERVLITQSWDEIRRLLWNYVGIVRSDRRLERALRRIELIKEEIHTYYWYHTIDSDLIELRNLATVAELIVRSARARKESRGLHYNIDHRDTGGDEWLHPTVLRRE, from the coding sequence ATGAAGCATCGTTTCCAAAGCGATTTTCTCGTCATCGGTGGCGGTATTGCAGGGCTGATGTTCGCGATTCGGGCCGCGGAATTCGGCACCGTCACGGTGCTGACCAAGGCCGAGAGCACTGAAGCCAATACCGCTTACGCGCAGGGCGGCATCGCCAGCGTCTGGAGCGTGCACGACTCGTTCGAATCACACATCGATGACACCTGGCGCGCGGGCGCCGGGCTGTGCGATCGCGCCGCCGTGGAGAGCATCGTCCGGGAAGGTCCGGACGTGGTGCGCGAGTTGATCCGGCTCGGTACCCAGTTCAGCAAGCTCGAACATGGCGACGAGGATGAATATGACCTCGGGCGTGAGGGTGGCCATAGCCATCGTAGGGTGCTGCACGCACAGGATTTGACCGGGCAGGAAATAATGCGCGCTCTAACGGAGGCGGCGCGCGCCAACAAGAATATCCGAACGCTGGAAAATCACGTCGCGGTCAACTTGCTGGTGGAAAGTTCGTTGGACGGTAAGCCGGGTGCGTGCTGGGGCGTTTACGCCTATGACCGGAAGGCGCAGACGGTAAACAGAATTCTGGCGCGCGCGACTCTGCTCGCTACCGGCGGCGCGGGCAAAGTCTATCTCTACACCACGAACCCGGACATCGCGTCGGGGGATGGCGTCGCGATGGCGTATCGCGCCGGTGCCACCATCGCGAACATGGAGTTCTACCAGTTCCATCCGACCTGCCTGTTCCATCCGGCGGCAAAATCTTTCCTGATCTCCGAAGCCCTACGCGGCGAAGGTGCTATCCTGCGGCTGCCCGACGGAACGCCCTTCATGAAGCACTACCACCCGGACGCGGAGTTGGCGCCGCGCGACGTGGTTGCACGTGCCATCGACTCCGAGATGAAGCGGCACGGCTTGGACAACGTTCTCCTCGATTTGAGTCATCGCGATGCCGACTTCATCCGCGGCCGCTTCCCGAATATCTACCGGCGATGTCTCAACTTCGGCTTCGATCTTACCAGAGGTCCGATTCCGGTGGTTCCGGCCGCGCACTACATGTGCGGCGGCGTGCAGACCGATTTGAATGCCTCGACGGAAATTCCTCGTCTCTACGCGGCCGGCGAAGTAGCCATGACCGGCTTACATGGAGCAAATCGTCTGGCATCGAACTCTCTCCTGGAAGCGGCGGTCATGGGGCGGCGCGGGGCGACTGCCGCAGTCGAGATGATCAAATCGGCGAAGGGCGCTCCGCCGGAGTTTCCGGAGTGGGACCCTGGCCGCGCGATTCGAAGCGAGGAGCGGGTGCTGATCACGCAGAGCTGGGACGAGATTCGCCGCCTGCTGTGGAACTACGTCGGAATAGTCCGCAGCGATCGGCGCCTGGAACGGGCGTTGCGGAGGATCGAGCTAATCAAGGAAGAGATTCACACTTACTACTGGTATCACACGATCGATTCCGACTTGATCGAGCTGCGCAACCTGGCAACCGTGGCCGAACTCATCGTCCGCTCGGCGAGGGCGCGCAAGGAATCGCGCGGGCTGCACTACAATATCGACCATCGCGACACCGGCGGAGACGAGTGGCTTCATCCGACCGTCCTTCGTAGAGAATAG
- the clpA gene encoding ATP-dependent Clp protease ATP-binding subunit ClpA, with protein MHDGEGVKASPIMPSSINISRELQVTLQLAMTEAVNRRHEYVCLEHLLYAMLHDVTTSNVLKHSGANLEVLRRKLERYLDEQMERLPKGEEVAPRYAIGVQRALQRAAVHSQSAGRTEINGASVLVAMFHETESPAILFLQENGVSRFDVINFISHGVSKAGPDEDHDVGGTEEEGDDEEGHEAHAGGDEEGERRVSPSKALKTYTINLTERAAQGKIDPLVGRKNELERAIHVLLRRRKNNPVFVGEAGVGKTALAEGLALAVHHGEVPPALKGVEIYAVDMGALLAGTRFRGDFEQRLKAIIKAVVGNPKRILFIDEIHTIVGAGAASGSTMDASNLLKPALASGDLRCIGSTTYQEYKRSFDRDKALARRFQRIDVLEPSQEEAVQILDGLKSYYEKHHNVRYTAPALRLAVELSGRYINDRFLPDKAIDVMDEAGVAGHLRGKGSPDPITVGVRDIERTVARMAKIPERTVSSTDRTRLQSLEEDLKLAVFGQDTAIEAVARAIKLARSGLSHPDKPVGSFLFAGPTGVGKTEVARQLAKTMGVEFLRFDMSEYMERHTVSRLIGAPPGYVGFDQGGLLTDAINKTPHSVLLLDEVEKAHPDLFNILLQVMDHATLTDNNGRKADFRNVVLVMTTNAGAQELARSMIGFHGGIGAGTPKTVIERMFSPEFRNRLSATIEFAPLSAPVVEKVVDKFLGELQDRLDKQKVVLTTTAAAKKWLAEHGYEPRFGARPLARLIESEIARTLADEVLFGRLTKGGRVTVDLDGDRLSYSYAETPTRQPVSVS; from the coding sequence GTGCACGATGGAGAAGGAGTAAAGGCCTCGCCGATCATGCCTTCCTCTATAAACATCAGCCGAGAGCTTCAGGTAACCCTGCAGCTGGCGATGACCGAGGCGGTCAATCGCCGCCACGAATATGTCTGCCTGGAGCATTTGCTCTACGCGATGCTGCATGACGTCACTACCAGCAATGTGCTCAAGCACAGCGGCGCCAACCTGGAGGTCCTCAGGAGAAAGCTCGAGCGTTATCTCGATGAGCAAATGGAGCGGCTGCCCAAAGGGGAGGAAGTCGCGCCGCGCTACGCGATTGGCGTACAACGCGCACTGCAGCGGGCCGCGGTCCATTCGCAGTCCGCGGGACGTACCGAGATCAACGGCGCGAGCGTGCTGGTTGCAATGTTCCACGAAACCGAGTCGCCCGCGATTCTCTTTCTCCAGGAGAATGGCGTCAGTCGCTTTGACGTGATCAATTTCATCTCGCACGGCGTCTCGAAGGCCGGTCCCGATGAAGACCATGACGTCGGCGGCACTGAAGAAGAGGGCGACGACGAAGAGGGGCACGAAGCGCACGCCGGCGGTGACGAAGAAGGCGAGCGCAGGGTATCGCCGTCAAAGGCGCTCAAGACTTACACCATCAACCTGACGGAACGCGCCGCGCAGGGCAAAATCGATCCGCTGGTTGGCCGCAAGAATGAGCTCGAGCGGGCGATTCACGTGTTGCTCCGCCGCCGCAAGAATAACCCGGTGTTCGTGGGTGAGGCGGGCGTCGGCAAAACCGCGCTCGCGGAAGGGCTGGCGTTGGCGGTACATCACGGCGAAGTGCCGCCCGCGCTGAAGGGCGTCGAGATCTATGCGGTCGACATGGGCGCTCTCCTCGCGGGCACGCGCTTTCGCGGCGATTTCGAGCAGCGCCTGAAGGCGATTATCAAGGCGGTGGTGGGAAACCCCAAGCGCATCTTATTCATCGACGAGATTCACACCATCGTTGGAGCAGGGGCGGCCTCCGGCTCGACCATGGATGCCTCCAATCTGCTCAAGCCGGCACTCGCCTCCGGCGATCTTCGATGCATCGGGTCGACGACCTACCAGGAATACAAGCGGTCGTTCGATCGCGATAAAGCGCTCGCGCGCCGGTTTCAACGCATCGATGTGCTCGAGCCGAGCCAAGAGGAAGCCGTACAGATCCTCGATGGACTCAAGTCTTACTACGAGAAACATCATAACGTTCGCTACACCGCACCAGCACTCCGCCTGGCGGTGGAGTTGTCAGGACGCTATATCAACGATCGCTTCCTCCCCGATAAAGCGATCGACGTGATGGACGAGGCTGGAGTCGCAGGGCACCTGCGTGGCAAAGGCTCACCAGATCCCATCACGGTCGGCGTCCGCGACATCGAGCGCACCGTCGCGCGGATGGCGAAGATTCCTGAGCGCACGGTTTCCTCAACGGATAGGACACGTTTGCAGAGCCTCGAGGAAGACCTCAAGCTGGCAGTCTTCGGTCAGGACACCGCCATCGAGGCGGTCGCACGCGCGATCAAGCTGGCGCGCTCGGGCCTCAGTCATCCGGACAAGCCAGTGGGATCGTTCCTGTTCGCGGGTCCAACCGGGGTTGGCAAGACCGAAGTCGCGCGTCAGCTGGCCAAGACCATGGGAGTCGAGTTTCTGCGCTTCGATATGTCGGAATATATGGAGCGGCATACGGTTTCGCGTCTGATCGGTGCGCCTCCCGGCTACGTTGGTTTCGATCAGGGCGGGCTGCTCACCGATGCGATCAACAAGACCCCGCATTCCGTGCTGTTGCTCGATGAAGTCGAAAAAGCCCATCCGGACCTGTTCAATATCCTGCTGCAGGTGATGGATCACGCGACCCTCACCGACAACAACGGCCGCAAGGCGGATTTCCGCAACGTTGTGCTGGTTATGACCACTAATGCCGGTGCCCAGGAACTGGCTCGTTCGATGATTGGCTTTCACGGCGGGATAGGCGCCGGCACGCCGAAAACCGTGATCGAGCGGATGTTCAGTCCAGAATTCCGCAACCGGTTGTCGGCGACGATTGAATTTGCTCCGCTGAGCGCTCCAGTCGTCGAGAAAGTGGTAGACAAATTTCTGGGCGAGCTTCAGGACCGCTTGGACAAGCAAAAGGTCGTGCTGACGACAACGGCTGCCGCAAAGAAGTGGCTGGCAGAACACGGCTATGAACCGCGTTTCGGGGCGCGCCCGCTGGCACGCCTTATCGAAAGCGAAATTGCCCGCACCCTTGCGGACGAAGTCCTGTTCGGCCGACTCACCAAGGGTGGCCGTGTAACGGTGGATCTTGACGGCGACCGGCTGTCATACTCCTACGCCGAAACCCCGACTCGCCAGCCGGTGTCTGTCTCTTAG
- the clpS gene encoding ATP-dependent Clp protease adapter ClpS, whose translation MNGDSKYRWTMLAKTAGGDGDGDDGGQGGTVTERRTKTRAKTAKPPLYKVILLNDDYTPMEFVVEVLKAVFHKPHAEATRIMLHVHQNGMGVAGVYPFEIAETKVGTVEELARQAEYPLKCTMEKE comes from the coding sequence ATGAACGGTGACAGCAAATATCGCTGGACCATGCTTGCCAAGACCGCGGGCGGCGACGGCGATGGTGACGACGGTGGGCAGGGTGGCACCGTCACTGAACGGCGGACCAAGACCAGGGCCAAAACCGCCAAGCCCCCGCTCTACAAGGTCATCTTGCTGAACGACGATTACACGCCGATGGAATTCGTGGTCGAGGTGCTGAAAGCGGTCTTTCACAAGCCTCACGCCGAAGCGACCCGGATCATGCTCCACGTGCACCAGAATGGCATGGGAGTCGCCGGCGTCTACCCGTTCGAAATCGCGGAGACCAAGGTAGGAACCGTCGAGGAACTTGCCCGCCAGGCGGAGTATCCCTTGAAGTGCACGATGGAGAAGGAGTAA
- a CDS encoding GNAT family N-acetyltransferase — translation MNDAAQQYEAQIVEGIEKVPRDDWDAVLAPDDSPFVEWDWLRAMEKSGAAARDTGWAPFHIVIRPRGGRKIIAACPLYLKSHSMGEFVFDHGWADAAERAGIRYYPKVVVAVPFTPHTGRRLLTAPGADRVTLCAILANALVKLCDDNKLSSVHVNFCAEDEAALLARAGFLERHGYQYHWQNAGFATFDDYLARLKHKRRTAVRHERSQVRDAGIEVRVLAGEEIADAMFPTMFKVYLATIEKLYWGRQYLTQEFFGLLRRHFKRHLRFVTARDRREIIAGAICLEKAGVLYGRYWGCFREVRFLHFEVCYYAGIEHAIANGLKRFEPGAGGEYKWLRGFDPALTRSMHYVSPPGLRRAVGDFLRRERQEVAHWITAGGERSQLKPPPPSDEEQQ, via the coding sequence ATGAACGACGCCGCACAACAATACGAAGCGCAGATCGTCGAAGGAATCGAGAAGGTCCCGCGCGACGATTGGGACGCGGTGCTGGCGCCCGATGACTCGCCGTTTGTGGAATGGGATTGGCTGCGCGCGATGGAGAAATCGGGTGCGGCGGCGCGCGACACCGGATGGGCGCCGTTTCATATCGTCATCCGCCCCCGCGGCGGGCGCAAAATCATCGCCGCGTGTCCGCTCTATCTTAAATCGCACAGCATGGGCGAATTCGTCTTTGACCACGGATGGGCCGACGCGGCCGAGCGCGCGGGGATTCGCTACTACCCCAAGGTGGTGGTTGCGGTGCCTTTCACACCCCACACCGGACGGCGACTGCTGACCGCGCCCGGGGCGGATCGCGTGACCCTCTGCGCGATCCTCGCAAACGCCCTGGTTAAACTGTGCGACGACAATAAGCTGTCTTCGGTGCACGTAAACTTCTGCGCCGAAGACGAGGCCGCGTTGCTAGCGCGCGCCGGGTTCCTGGAGCGGCACGGTTATCAGTATCATTGGCAGAATGCCGGGTTCGCGACTTTCGACGACTACCTGGCGCGCCTCAAGCACAAGCGGCGGACCGCGGTGCGCCACGAGCGCAGCCAGGTTCGCGACGCGGGCATCGAGGTGCGGGTATTGGCGGGAGAGGAAATCGCCGATGCGATGTTCCCGACCATGTTCAAGGTCTACCTGGCGACCATCGAAAAGTTGTACTGGGGGCGCCAATACCTGACGCAGGAATTTTTCGGCCTGCTTCGGCGACACTTCAAGCGACACTTGAGGTTTGTTACAGCCCGAGATCGACGCGAGATCATCGCGGGCGCGATCTGTCTGGAAAAGGCGGGCGTGCTCTACGGGCGGTACTGGGGCTGCTTCCGCGAGGTCCGATTTCTGCACTTCGAGGTCTGCTACTACGCAGGGATCGAACATGCGATCGCCAACGGACTCAAACGATTCGAGCCCGGTGCGGGAGGTGAATACAAGTGGCTGCGCGGGTTCGATCCGGCCCTGACGCGCAGCATGCACTACGTGTCGCCTCCGGGGTTGCGCAGGGCGGTGGGAGATTTTCTGCGGCGCGAGCGCCAGGAAGTTGCGCACTGGATTACCGCGGGAGGCGAGCGCAGTCAGTTGAAGCCGCCGCCACCAAGCGATGAAGAGCAGCAGTAG
- the rmuC gene encoding DNA recombination protein RmuC codes for MVEAALVAAVIVTGLVAIAAMAIFRVRSYAGANSFDRLVKQLDVVARDLDGKFVRATADMAERLSDTKGDLRQETADRIAQGFLALKNDLEQQLKAGREEQAAGLKLEIAALTSQMRDGLESVRFEIDQKLLAITNQVQSKLDQNIREGFAQFEKVQQHLLAAEEQLRNVGEIGASINDLNNLLKMPHLRGKFGEASLERLLEDFLPAHMYELQASPGVDISGRPDAIVKFPERNLPIDAKFPREQVLPLFSNSDPRSLDAARVEFARVMKEQARRIAAYIRPESGTTDMALMYLPSETLYMETVLNGDLSEYLNKLRVFAVSPNTLIITLQSIQMVFKMYEFAKSYERATEELKKAQSAFGYFEDRFEEIGKSLSRAQQAYEVARGHLTKYRNQVVNLTGEPVPEPEAPAIAVVGGKGK; via the coding sequence ATGGTGGAGGCGGCGCTGGTCGCGGCGGTGATAGTAACGGGCTTGGTTGCGATCGCGGCAATGGCGATTTTCCGGGTCCGTTCGTACGCAGGGGCAAATTCCTTCGACAGACTAGTGAAGCAGCTCGACGTGGTCGCGCGCGACTTGGACGGCAAGTTCGTGCGCGCGACCGCGGACATGGCCGAGCGCCTGAGCGATACCAAGGGTGATTTGCGCCAAGAAACCGCCGATCGAATCGCGCAAGGCTTTCTCGCTCTGAAAAACGACCTGGAACAGCAGCTTAAGGCCGGACGCGAGGAACAGGCGGCCGGTCTAAAATTGGAGATCGCGGCGCTGACTTCGCAGATGCGCGACGGACTGGAATCGGTACGCTTCGAGATCGATCAAAAACTGCTGGCGATCACCAACCAGGTGCAAAGCAAGCTCGACCAGAATATTAGAGAAGGCTTCGCGCAGTTTGAGAAGGTTCAGCAGCACCTGCTGGCCGCGGAGGAGCAACTGCGCAACGTCGGGGAGATCGGCGCTTCGATCAATGACCTGAACAACCTGCTCAAGATGCCGCATCTGCGCGGCAAGTTCGGTGAGGCCAGCCTCGAGCGTCTGCTCGAGGATTTCCTGCCCGCACACATGTACGAATTGCAGGCCTCGCCGGGAGTCGACATTTCCGGGCGTCCCGACGCGATCGTAAAATTTCCCGAGCGCAATCTGCCCATCGATGCAAAGTTTCCGCGCGAGCAGGTGCTGCCGCTATTCAGCAACTCCGATCCGCGGTCATTGGACGCCGCGCGAGTCGAATTTGCTCGGGTCATGAAGGAGCAGGCGCGCCGCATCGCTGCGTACATCCGGCCCGAAAGCGGCACCACGGATATGGCGCTAATGTATCTGCCGAGCGAGACGCTCTACATGGAAACGGTCCTGAACGGAGACCTGAGCGAATACCTCAACAAACTACGGGTGTTCGCGGTGTCCCCCAACACGCTGATCATCACACTTCAGTCCATCCAGATGGTCTTCAAGATGTACGAGTTCGCCAAGAGCTACGAACGCGCGACCGAGGAACTGAAGAAGGCGCAAAGCGCGTTCGGCTATTTCGAGGACCGCTTCGAGGAAATCGGCAAATCTCTCAGTCGGGCACAGCAAGCTTACGAGGTAGCGCGCGGGCACTTAACCAAGTATCGAAATCAGGTGGTGAACCTCACCGGTGAGCCGGTGCCCGAACCGGAAGCCCCGGCGATCGCAGTGGTCGGCGGCAAAGGCAAATAG